The genomic stretch TCCACCTTGGGAAGGACGGGCGTGGGGGGACTCTCCGGCTTCGCGTCCGATTCGGACTCCGCCGACGCGGCCCTCTTGGAGGGCGCCGCCCTGCGGAGGTCGCCGCTCGCGACGCCACCGCCACCGCCGCGGATGATCTGGATGATCTCCCTTCGCTTGGCCTCCAGGGGATGAGGTGCTCCGGTGGAAGGAGGAGGAGGGACTCCCATGACGGGCTGTGCGACGCGCGTGGCGTCGAGAACCTCCTGGGCCTCCTCGGCCTCGATGTGCCTTCCGCTAGGGGCGGGGACGTTCTCCGTGGGTGGGGAGGGCTCCGGCGCCGCCGCGGCGCCCTCCACCATGCCCATGTCGGGAGCCCCCAGGGCCTCGTCCCGCGTGGCGGAGGGCGCGGCGACGGCGCGGTGGGCCGCCTCCTGCTCGCGGAGGCGGGCCTCGTGGCCAGCGGCCTCCAACTGGGCGACCTGCGCCTCCGACAGGACCTGTGGGTCGGCCATGGCCTCGCGCAGCTCCGCGAGGTCCACCTCGCCCGGGTCGCTCGTCCCTGGGACGGTGATGGGAGCCAGGACCCCGGCCTTCACGAAGGACTCGGGAGGTGCACTGATGGTCCGGGCCTGCGTGGAGGAGCCACTCCCGTTCGAGGCCCCCTTCTCACAGCCGGCCACGACAAGGCACAGCAGAATCGCGAGGGTCAGACGCGTGGGGCGCATTCCCCGTACGTTAGCCGAACGGCCCCGGCGACGCGCACGGAGGGTCTCAATCCAGGTAGCCCCAGCGGTCCTCCTCGAAGACGTAGAACGGGCGGCCGAAGGGGATGATGTGGGTCCAGCCCAGGACATGCCGCTCGTGCATGACGGAGTAGGTGAAGCCGAAGTGGGGCCCGTCGAACTTCGCGGGTGGCAGCTCGGGCAGGAAGTCGGGGACCAGCTCCTCCAGTTCGTCGGGGAGGCGGCCATGACGGGCCTGGAAGGCCCGGCAGGCGGCGATGATGCGCTCCGCGTTCGTCCTCGCTCGCTCACTGCCCTTCCGGTCCGGACGCAAGACGAGATACGCGAGCCGCGCCGTGCCGAAGGTGACCTGGATGGCGGCGCGCACACCGTCGAGGAGGGCAGAGGGCAGCGAGGTGCGACGTGGCTCTCGTGAGTAGGTCATCCGCGGCCTCCCGTTCGAGCCCGGGAGCATCGCACACTCCAGCTCCTCGGTCCGGGGCGGCTGCCTATCTTTCCTGGAGAAAGGAGCCTGCAATGCCTGACATCGACATCGATGAACGCCCGAGCATGGGCGAGCCACGGGAAGAGGGGCCGGAGCGCGAGGCGTCCGCCTACGAGGACGAGGTCCCAGGCCATACGCCAGGCGTGGCGGAAGGAGACGACGACGCGGTGACTCCGCGCAGTCATCCCTTCCCGGATCCCGACAAGACGCCGGGGAGCGCGGAGGGCTGAGTGGCGTCCGGCCGGAAGTCGCTCTGGACGAGAGGAACAGTTGCGTTCGCCGCGCGGAAGCGACTGAACTGCGCCGCTTCCGAGCACCGAAGGGGCGCGACCGAACATGGAGCGAGGTCCACAGCGGCAGCCTGACGAAGTGGCCTCGCCCGCGCTGTTCGCGCCGGAGGTGGGCGAGCGTGGAGGCGGAGGGCTTGCGGTGGGGCGGGCCTCGTGGCTGTCGGGAGGAGGAGCGCGGGTCGCGGTGGCGCTCGTCTGGTCGCTGCTGCTCTTCATCGCGTTCAAGCCCGGGCTGATGTCGGCCGACTCGTTCACCATGCTGACCGAGGGACTGCGCGGCGAGTACTCGGACTGGCACTCTCCCTTCGTCGCGTTCCTGCTCGGGAAGACCTTCTGGCTGGTGGGCTCGCCCTGGCCCATCCTCTGCGTCCAGTTGCTGGGGCTCTCGCTGGGGGGCGCGGCGCTGCTGCGGGACGCCTCCGGGCGCAGGGGCCTGTGGGCGCTGGTGTTGTTGTCCGTCTTCCTGGTGCTTCCCAGCACCTGGGCCATTGGCGTGACGCTCTGGAAGGACGTGCTCAACGGCGTGGCGCTGTTGTGGTGCGTGCTGCTGCGTGTCCGTGGGCGGACGCGATGGGCGTTGGTGTTCCTCGTCGCGGCGACCCTGACCCGCCACAATGCCCTCATCGCCAGCGTCGCCCTGGCGCCCTGGGTCGTCGCGGGCTTTGCCTGGGTGCGCGAGCGGTGGGGCCGGCGGGTGATGGCGTCCATCGCCCTGGTCCTGGTGCTGGCGGTGCTGCCTGGACTCGTCGAGCGGGCGGCGTCCGTGCGCAGGGGTTGGATTGGGGGCTCGCTCTTCATCTTCGACGCGGCGGGCCTCTACGTCCGGGTCCCCGAGGCGATGGATGCCTCTCCGCTGTTCTCGCTCGGGTGGAACTGGGACAGGACCACTCCGGCGAAGCTCTTCGACCCACGCAACGTGGCGCCGATGCTCTGGGGCGACCCCGCGCAGGGGTCCGTCTCCAACGCGCAACTCCGCGCCGCGAAGGAGCCGCTCACGCGCGAGTGGCTCCGGCTGGTGCGCACCTATCCTGGGGCCTATCTGGCGCACCGGCTCGAGGTCTTCGCGGGCACCCTGGGCGTGGGCGGGACGCTCGCGCCCTACCATCCCTATCTCGATGCGAACGAGTACGGCCTGAAGCTGCGCACGCACACCGCCCTGTACCGCGCGTGGGTCGCGCTGCGCGACAGGTGGCCCGAGCCCTTCTTCCGCGGCGGCGTCTGGATGCTGGCCGCCCTGGGGCTCGTGGGGGTGGGCTGGCGCCAGCGGAAGCATGACGGTGGGCGGGTCTTCTGGGTGGCCGCGTCGGGTGTCCTGTATGGCCTGTCGTACCTGCCGCTCTCCGTCAGCTCCGAGTTCCGCTTCTTCTTCTGGACCGTCGTGTCCGTCTTCGCCGCGTCCGCGCTCTGGCTGGTCCCCTCCGCGTCGGAGAACGCCTCGACTGTGCGTAGGGGGGGGGTGTGACTCCGGGTGGTGTGGGGCCCGGGCACCTGGTGCGGAATCCGCGGGCCCCCGAGGGAAACTGAATAGGACCCCGGAGGGTGCGTCAGACTGTACAGATGCGGCGGAGATGGCCGCGAAGGAGGCAGTCATGCACGGCAATCTGATGCGGGTCCTCGCGATTTGTTCCCTGATGGTGGGTTCTCCGGTCCTGGCTCAGGTGCATGGCGCTTCTCCCGTGGGCGCCACGAGCGTCACGCAGTGGGCCGAGGGGCAGCGCAACAACGACCGTCGTGAGCAGGAGGAGCGGGAGCGTCAGGCGCGAATCGAGCGCGAACGTCAGGAGCGAGAGCGTCAGGCGCGAATCGAGCGTGAGCGCCGCGAGCGGCTGGAGCGTGAGCGGGCCGAGTGCGAGCGTCATGGGGAGTGGCGCGGGGGCCGCTGCGAGATCCGTTCCCGGCACGGGTAGTTCGCAGCGCGTCATGACCCTCGGGCGCCGGTGGACGGCGTCCGAGGTTGACGACAGGGGGACGTGAGCGTCTGCTTGTTTCATGTCCGACCCTGATGGTTCGTCGCCAGAGTCTCGCGGTGAGGCCCGCCCTGTGGATGTCTCGGAGCGGGTCACGTTGTTGGATGTGGTGCGCGGCTTCGCCTTGTGCGGTGTCTTCGTCTCCAACAGCGTGTCGTGGTTCAGCGGACGCGTGATGATTCCGCGCGAGCAGAGCCAGGCGCTGACTGCTTCGTGGTTCGAGACGGTCGTCAACCAGCTCTACAACTTCTTCGTGAATCAGAAGTTCGTGACGCTGTTCTCGTTCCTCTTCGGGTTGGGCTTCGCCATCCAGCTCGCGCGAGCCCAGTCTCGGGGCTCCTCGGTCGTTCCCGTCTACTCCCGGCGGCTGCTGGTGTTGTTGGGAATCGGCCTGACGCATCAGTACGCCATCTGGTGTGGCGACGTGCTCAATACCTATGCGTTGGTGGGGTTCGCGCTCTTGTTGTTCCGTGCGCGCTCGGACCGGACGCTCGTGTATTGGGCGGTGGCGATGCTGCTGGTGGTCCCCCTGACCTACGCGGTCGTCGAGCGCTTCGTGCCCATCTGGCTCCATGGCGCCGAGGCGGCGATGGAGGCCGCGAAGGCGTCACGAGGGGCGGAGACGGCGAGCCGCGGGCGTCTGTTCGAGGCGCTCTCCGGTGACTCCTTCTGGGGCTCGTTGGTGGGCACGGCGCGCTTCAACCTCGAGTCGCTGCTGCGTCCGCAGCGCCTGTTGTGGATGGGGCTCATCCTGGGTCGCTTCCTGTTCGGCCTGCTCGCGGGGCGCCACCTGCTGCTCCAGGACGTCGAGCGCCACCGGCACTTCCATCAGAAGCTGCTGCGCTGGGGGCTCGTGGTCGGGTTGCTGGGCAACGGCTTCGGCGTGCTCGTCTGGCGGCTGCGCGCGACGGGGGCGTTGGGACCCGGGGGCGCCGATTGGATGGTGATCTCATCCACCATCCAGGAGCTGGGCTACCTGGGGCTGGCGGCGGCCTACCTGTCCGCCTTCGCCCTGGCCTCCCGCCAGCCGTGGGCGCCGCGCCTGTTCGGCTGGATTGCCCCCGTGGGTCGCATGGCCCTGACGAACTACCTCACGCAGTCCGTGGTGAGCGTGTGGGTCTACAACGGCTGGGGGCTGGGGTTCATCGGCAAGCTCCCACCCTCCCGGAGCATCGCATTGGCCTTGGGCATCTTCGCGGTGCAGGTGGTCGTCAGCCACCTGTGGCTGGCGCGCTTCCGGTTCGGTCCGGCGGAGTGGCTCTGGCGCTCGCTGACCTACGGGAAGGCCCAGCCGATGCGGCTGGGCGTGGGGAGTGGCGCGGCGGGGACGGCGACCGCTTCCTGAGCGGATGAACGGTTTCCCGGCGCGGCCGTCGTGTGGCCGCGCCGCTACGCGGGGGTCGTGCCATGTCACGAAGCATCCAGGCCGTGGTGTCGTTGGGGTTCACCGTGGGGCTCGCCGCCTGTGGAGGTGGTGGCGTGAGCGAGTCCACTCCGGAAGGGGAGGCTCCCGGCGTCATCGCGGCGGCCGTGGTGCCGGCCTGCACGGGCACGAGCGCCTGGGGCACGATGGGCCACGACGCGCGGCGCTCCTCGACCTCGGATGGTTGTGCCTGGCACCCACTGCGCAAGCTGTGGGAGTACGCGCCGGTCGCGGGCTCCGGCCGCTCCGTCCAGGGCGTCGAGCGGGCCCTCGCGGAGACCGGAGGTGTCTATGTGACATGGAACTCCAACCCCACCCACGCTGGCTCCGCGGGGAGCCCCGCCATCGACAAGGTGGACGTGGAGACAGGCGCGCGCGTGTGGAGCGTCGACCGGCTCCTCAACGACAACCGGGGGCACTGGCCGAGCTTCTTCTCGTACGAAAAGAACATCGGGGGAAACGTCTTCGAGGTCCGGGAGGGCGTGGTCCGCAACGACGACGGCATCCGCGTCTGGAGCCGCCAGTTCGGCGCGAACTACTATTCCGGAGGCACCATCCCGTATTCGGAGTACGAGCTGAACGCCAACGACAGCTGGGGCCAGTCCCTGTCGGACGGCACGCGGCTGTGGACCTACAATCAGTACCACCTGCACGGTCCCAAGCTGGGCCTGCGCTCGTTCGACAAACGCGGTGCCCCGCTCCTGGAGCTGAACACCTACGGCTACTACGGCGGCACGCGTGAGCTCCCCCTGCACCAGTGGGACACCGCGGAAGACCGGCTCGGCTCCATCGCCACTGACAACGGCTTCATCTACCTGGCGGCCATCTACAACTTCCAGTGCTCCACCAACTGCGACCCGAACCAGCCCCGGCCCTTCGCCTCCGGCCTCTACGGCTGGGACCTCGCCACGGGCGCGCGGCGCTGGGCGCCGGTGCCGCTGGAGCCCGCCAGCCACCTCAGCGTCGCGGGCAATCGCATCTACCTGCTGGAGCGGGACCTGACCACGGGCTCGGTGACGTTCAACATCCGCAACGCGGGCTACAACGGCGCCAGCCTCTATCGCTCCGCGCCCTTCCCGTCATCCCAGGTGACGGGCTATCAGGCCCCCGTGCTGGTGGGCGGGCGCGCCATCGTCGCCGCGCAGGAGAGCTCCGGCGCGAACCTGGGGACCGTCCTCTACTCGTTCGACGCCCTCTCCGGCGGGACGCCCCTCACCGTGACGCTCCCCGGCGTTTTCGACGTCATCGTCCCGTATTACGGGCGAGATCTGCTGGATTTTTCCACCACGCCGTACGCGGGGAAGCGCAGCACGTCGATTGCCGCGGCCTCCGGGACGAAGGATGCTTCGGGCAACAGCGTCCCCACGCTGGTCATCGCCTCGCGGACGGGGCTCCATGTCGTGGCCGTCTCCACCCTGACGACGCTGTGGAGCGCGACGAAGCAGGCGCTCGTGGGGACGTCGGAGGGCGGTGCGTTGCGTGACCCCATCATCGTGAAGGACCGGGTCTACGTGGCGGATCGGAACAAGCTATACGCGCTGGGATTGTGACTCCGGTCGGAGAAGGACCGGGGCCTTGGGAGAGGACGAACGATGCGACGTTGGGTGTGGCTGCTGCTCTGTGTCTCCACGCGGGCCTGGGCCCAGGACTACCGGGCCTGCAAGGAGCTGTTCGTGTCTCCGCTGATGGCGAAGGTCGGGGAGACGAATGCCAGTGGGGCGCCTTGGGACGAGGGCTCCCTTCCGGATCCGGAGCTGACCGCCATGGTCGCGGACACGGAGGGCGCGACGCCCGCCGTCATCGGTCCCCGGCTGGAGGATTCCACGGTCCTGGCCTGGAACAGCCTGCCCTTGGCGGAGACTCGTTCGGGGGCCTGGCTCCCGGTCGGCGTGGGTGGGTCGTTGCAACTGATGCTGACCGACCAGGACGACGGCCTGTCGGACTTCATCGGCGCCTTCTCCGTCACCGTCCCGGAGTCGCTCGCCCAGACGGGGACGGCCTTCGTGCAGGTCGACAGCCAGGGCGCGCGGCCCGTGACGCTCGCGCTGCGCATCTCCGCCTCCGACGGCAAGCGCGCCTGCGCGGGCGTGGAGAAGGCCGGCCCGGCCCGCTACGAACTGCCCGCACCCTCGTTCTCAGCGCGGGTGGACTCCGCCCTCTTCGAGAAGATTCGCGCGGCGCAGAAGTGCAAGGCCGGAGGGGCTCCCGCGGAGTGCGCGCCGGAGCGCTACGACGTGCTGTACACGCGCGAGCTGGTCCAGGACGCGTGGCTCACGGTGGTCAGCGGTGGGGCGCAGGCGGGCGCCTCCGGGAGGCTGTATGCCGTCGCCTGGGGCGTCGACCCGGCCGCGCGACAGGTCGCCTTCGTGGGGCGCTGTGACGCCCTGAAGAAGGCCGGCGCGGTCGACGGCGCCATCGCTTGCGTGCTGGGCGGCAAGGCCACCTTCATCTCGATGGAGAAGGGCAAGCCCCGCACCCGCGCCGCCAACGCCCGGGAGCTGGAGGCGCTGAAGAGCGCGCTGTAGCCGCGAAAACATGCCGGAGGATGCCGGCGCGAGATGAAGACGGGGGACCGGTGGTCATCACCGGTCCCCCTTTCATTTCAAGCAAGCGCGCGAGGCGTCACTTCTTGAGCTCCTCGTAGAACTCCCGCGTCTCCTCTTCCGCCGCGTCCAGGTTCTCCGTCGCGATGTCGATCTTCTTCTGGAGTGCCTGCGACTGGCCGTAGAGCTCCTGGATGCGCTGGTGCACGAAGTCCATGCGCTCTTCGTCCGGCGTCGACTGCATCGCCTCGTCGAGATACAGCTCCAGCTCCTGGTGGACCAGCTTCTGCTGGTCCTGGAGCTCCTGGATGCCCTGTCGGATGAAGCGCGCGCGGCTCTGGGACGGCGGCTCCGCGCAGAGGGGGTTGCTGCCATCGAGGCAGCCGCCGATGAACTTCACCACCTTGATGGCGGCGTTG from Myxococcus stipitatus encodes the following:
- a CDS encoding DUF418 domain-containing protein, coding for MDVSERVTLLDVVRGFALCGVFVSNSVSWFSGRVMIPREQSQALTASWFETVVNQLYNFFVNQKFVTLFSFLFGLGFAIQLARAQSRGSSVVPVYSRRLLVLLGIGLTHQYAIWCGDVLNTYALVGFALLLFRARSDRTLVYWAVAMLLVVPLTYAVVERFVPIWLHGAEAAMEAAKASRGAETASRGRLFEALSGDSFWGSLVGTARFNLESLLRPQRLLWMGLILGRFLFGLLAGRHLLLQDVERHRHFHQKLLRWGLVVGLLGNGFGVLVWRLRATGALGPGGADWMVISSTIQELGYLGLAAAYLSAFALASRQPWAPRLFGWIAPVGRMALTNYLTQSVVSVWVYNGWGLGFIGKLPPSRSIALALGIFAVQVVVSHLWLARFRFGPAEWLWRSLTYGKAQPMRLGVGSGAAGTATAS